A genomic segment from Solenopsis invicta isolate M01_SB chromosome 5, UNIL_Sinv_3.0, whole genome shotgun sequence encodes:
- the LOC105205772 gene encoding uncharacterized protein LOC105205772 isoform X2, protein MGACLGHCLAKVTDFVPYRFYQRHTRMSFQEEEQDEFMDSGGHEDQAKGSKSLLSFLSLKRFKKKRGVPVTLELLDEGRWSRGGNKYSRLSSRNDVSTSSGLDMSLQVLDARTLMKQQAYVSSTPGSSLDLEWEHEGMPLPIMEDEKGETEYSLTSHTSSDNSQPSSLTASPWSRVSSPNSLEWDPVEPEMVCVDIETEQLLTEIERLTDRALKETGEWTNSNTDS, encoded by the exons ATGGGGGCCTGTCTCGGCCACTGTTTAGCAAAAGTCACAGATTTTGTGCCGTACAG GTTCTATCAAAGGCATACCAGAATGTCTTTCCAAGAAGAAGAACAAGATGAG TTCATGGACAGTGGAGGGCACGAAGACCAAGCTAAAGGATCAAAAAg TCTCTTATCATTCCTCTCTTTAAAAAGATTCAAG aAAAAACGTGGGGTCCCGGTGACTTTGGAATTATTGGACGAGGGAAGGTGGTCACGAGGTGGCAATAAGTACTCCAGATTGAGTTCCAGGAATGATGTTTCAACGAG TTCCGGTCTGGACATGTCGCTTCAAGTTCTTGATGCAAGAACGCTCATGAAACAACAGGCTTATGTCTCGTCCACTCCGGGATCATCGCTGGACCTTGAATGGGAGCATGAAG GGATGCCACTGCCAATCATGGAAGATGAAAAGGGAGAGACAGAGTATTCTTTAACATCTCATACGTCCTCTGATAACAGTCAACCCTCTAGTCTGACGGCATCTCCTTGGTCCAGAGTCTCAAGTCCAAATAGTTTAGAATGGGATCCAGTGGAACCAGAGATGGTATGTGTCGATATAGAGACTGAACAACTTCTAACTGAGATAGAGAGATTAACAGACAGAGCTCTTAAAGAGACTGGTGAGTGGACTAACTCTAATACCGATAGCTGA
- the LOC120357810 gene encoding pancreatic lipase-related protein 2-like, which produces MSFITTFFIFLFLNVSFNTADLLGNRLSIQNSQDHHPEEGLVEVFLNPNSVIPNNPVLIDVLELNFKAEDISYELYTKDNKEQPISLRVGDAIQLKDSPFNPTWPTKIIIHGWTETGNAFWLHDIRRNYLSVGEYNVICVNWLIGSTREYLTSVQLTQQVGEYVAAFIEFLGSETQVSFDDIHILGHSLGAHVAGYISNSVSKKLGRITGLDPAGPAFETPYLKDTNERLDAADATFVDVIHTCAGSLGFFRPIGHADFYPNGGTFKQPGCPIFSSQTCSHGRSYQFFAESIVHPDGFISVQCSSWLDFQLGKCGDNNSSIAVMGEFINTDVRGIFYLQTNAQSPFGKGKVK; this is translated from the exons ATGTCTTTTATTACAACGTTCTTCATATTTCTGTTCCTAA atGTATCTTTCAATACAGCTGACTTATTGGGTAATCGACTATCTATTCAAAATTCTCAAGACCACCATCCCGAGGAAGGTCTCGTCGAGGTCTTCCTGAATCCAAATTCGGTCATCCCAAATAATCCTGTGTTGATCGATGTGctcgaattaaattttaaagcagAGGATATAAGTTATGAGCTTTATACCAAAGATAATAAGGAACAACCTATTTCTCTGCGAGTGGGTGATGCTATTCAACTGAAGGATTCGCCGTTTAATCCTACGTGGCCAACCAAGATTATTATTCATGGATGGACAGAGACAGGAAATGCTTTTTGGCTACATGACATCCGGCGAAATTATCTTAGTGTAGGggaatataatgtaatttgtgTGAATTGGCTCATTGGTTCAACCAGAGAATATCTAACATCTGTCCAACTCACTCAACAG GTGGGAGAATACGTGGCTGCATTTATCGAATTTCTTGGATCAGAGACTCAAGTTTCCTTTGACGATATTCACATTTTGGGACACAGTTTGGGTGCCCATGTAGCCGGATACATCAGTAATTCTGTATCGAAGAAACTCGGGCGTATTACCGGACTTGATCCAGCTGGGCCGGCATTCGAGACACCTTATCTTAAAGATACGAATGAGCGACTGGATGCCGCGGACGCCACTTTTGTGGATGTTATTCATACTTGTGCTGGCAGTTTAGGTTTCTTCCGACCTATCGGCCATGCAGATTTTTATCCGAACGGAGGAACATTTAAGCAACCCGGATGTCCTATATTTTCATCCC aaacctGCAGCCACGGTAGGTCGTACCAATTTTTCGCCGAGTCCATCGTACATCCTGATGGCTTCATCAGCGTGCAATGCTCCAGTTGGTTGGATTTCCAGCTTGGTAAATGTGGCGATAATAATTCTAGCATCGCCGTTATGGGCGAATTTATCAATACTGATGTTCGAGgtattttttatctacaaaCCAATGCACAATCGCCATTCGGAAAAGGCAAGGTAAAATGA
- the LOC105205775 gene encoding ubiquitin-conjugating enzyme E2 J1, whose protein sequence is MSFEGKYNAKSPAVKRLMREAQELHEATEEYYASPLEDNLFEWHFTVQGPPSTDFEGGVYHGRILLPPEYPMKPPNIILLTPNGRFEINKKICLSISGHHPETWQPSWSIRTALLALIAFMPTPGSGTIGALDYSTEERQKLAKKSLTWQCDTCGKVVNLLSKNSVKKPITEEEQTMLKTIALKADDSPTSEILFTDNTRSVSESEVRHRNVETIPPENIDRQQPEIILNRVETMSSSNDLFWSILIASLVSAIILLILRRLFLI, encoded by the exons ATGTCATTCGAGGGAAAATACAACGCGAAGAGCCCAG CGGTGAAGAGGTTAATGAGAGAGGCTCAAGAGCTACATGAGGCCACCGAGGAGTATTATGCGTCTCCTCTTGAAGACAACCTGTTTGAATGGCATTTCACAGTGCAAGGACCACCGTCTACAGACTTTGAGGGTGGTGTTTATCATGGGAGAATCCTGCTACCACCAGAGTATCCCATGAAACCACCAAACATCATCCTGTTGACG CCAAATGGACGCTTTGAAATAAACAAGAAGATATGCCTGAGTATCTCTGGCCATCATCCTGAAACGTGGCAACCATCGTGGAGTATCAGAACGGCATTGCTGGCTTTAATAGCTTTCATGCCTACTCCGGGAAGTGGTACAATCGGAGCATTGGATTATAGCACTGAAGAACGACAGAAGCTCGCTAAGAA ATCGCTGACCTGGCAGTGCGATACGTGTGGTAAAGTTGTAAATCTGTTGTCCAAGAACTCAGTTAAAAAACCCATCACTGAGGAGGAGCAAACCATGCTGAAAACGATCGCTCTCAAA GCCGATGACTCCCCTACATCAGAGATATTATTTACGGATAATACGAGAAGTGTATCCGAGAGCGAGGTACGGCATCGTAATGTGGAAACAATTCCGCCGGAAAATATAGATCGTCAGCAACCTGAGATTATCCTAAATCGCGTAGAAACAATGTCCTCTTCGAATGATTTATTTTGGAGTATTCTTATCGCTTCTTTAGTATCCGCAATTATTCTGTTAATCTTACGacgattatttcttatttaa
- the LOC105205772 gene encoding uncharacterized protein LOC105205772 isoform X1: MGACLGHCLAKVTDFVPYRYRFYQRHTRMSFQEEEQDEFMDSGGHEDQAKGSKSLLSFLSLKRFKKKRGVPVTLELLDEGRWSRGGNKYSRLSSRNDVSTSSGLDMSLQVLDARTLMKQQAYVSSTPGSSLDLEWEHEGMPLPIMEDEKGETEYSLTSHTSSDNSQPSSLTASPWSRVSSPNSLEWDPVEPEMVCVDIETEQLLTEIERLTDRALKETGEWTNSNTDS; encoded by the exons ATGGGGGCCTGTCTCGGCCACTGTTTAGCAAAAGTCACAGATTTTGTGCCGTACAGGTACAG GTTCTATCAAAGGCATACCAGAATGTCTTTCCAAGAAGAAGAACAAGATGAG TTCATGGACAGTGGAGGGCACGAAGACCAAGCTAAAGGATCAAAAAg TCTCTTATCATTCCTCTCTTTAAAAAGATTCAAG aAAAAACGTGGGGTCCCGGTGACTTTGGAATTATTGGACGAGGGAAGGTGGTCACGAGGTGGCAATAAGTACTCCAGATTGAGTTCCAGGAATGATGTTTCAACGAG TTCCGGTCTGGACATGTCGCTTCAAGTTCTTGATGCAAGAACGCTCATGAAACAACAGGCTTATGTCTCGTCCACTCCGGGATCATCGCTGGACCTTGAATGGGAGCATGAAG GGATGCCACTGCCAATCATGGAAGATGAAAAGGGAGAGACAGAGTATTCTTTAACATCTCATACGTCCTCTGATAACAGTCAACCCTCTAGTCTGACGGCATCTCCTTGGTCCAGAGTCTCAAGTCCAAATAGTTTAGAATGGGATCCAGTGGAACCAGAGATGGTATGTGTCGATATAGAGACTGAACAACTTCTAACTGAGATAGAGAGATTAACAGACAGAGCTCTTAAAGAGACTGGTGAGTGGACTAACTCTAATACCGATAGCTGA
- the LOC105205773 gene encoding inactive peptidyl-prolyl cis-trans isomerase FKBP6 isoform X2, with translation MAKHVNFSDGLKIGDLITPDGITFDLEEEIENDEEEDFGYSPHVQFSNEDMLNMLNMNDFDDDNEDDEKETVSLCGISFSKLKLKMTSLTEDEKVMKFVKQKGVGEVIPSNAHATVHYIGYFEYRDEPFDSTYSCGKPRSLRLGQNIVIPGLEIGIRSMQKHEIAIFVIHPDFAFGALGCLPRIPPNEEVAFVVHLLDFIDDGCAATYQSLLPEEKQLFNCVAKPVTHMLVTAKSYFTKYNYKQAIREYKKIIDCLENVKLKDEAEEIEMNKLLTRAYVNLGICFNKQNMPTRACMALRRVPNPTAKSYYHFGKALLNIGEYNDAMKELQKGYALDPQNETIRKAIQTTNVKQRKYLDIEKRMYKNCFKSKEEQIKMTEFRKAAREMCENLINSSDVIRQSLSEGFTKEEHEIIHEEAAILGLDVVTSTRYGKETVYLQKSKS, from the exons ATGGCAAAGCATGTAAACTTTTCGGATGGTCTGAAAATTGG TGATTTGATAACTCCCGATGGAATTACGTTTGATCTTGAAGAAGAAATTGAGAATGATGAAGAAGAAGATTTTGGATATTCTCCACATGTACAATTCAGCAATGAGGATatgttaaatatgttaaatatgaaTGATTTTGACGATGATAATGAGGATGATGAGAAAGAAACTGTATCCCTCTGTGGTAtaagcttctcaaagttgaaattGAAAATGACGAGCTTAACTGAagatgaaaaa GTCATGAAGTTTGTTAAGCAAAAAGGTGTTGGTGAAGTTATACCATCCAATGCTCATGCCACCGTTCACTACATTGGATATTTTGAGTATAGAGATGAGCCTTTTGATTCTACTTACTCTTGTGGGAAGCCAAGATCGTTGCGTCTAGGCCAGAATATTGTTATACCTGGTCTAGAAATTGGTATACGTTCTATGCAAAAGCATGAAATAGCAATATTTGTGATTCATCCTGATTTTGCTTTTGGAGCTCTTGGTTGTCTGCCTCGTATCCCACCTAATGAGGAAGTGGCATTCGTTGTTCATTTACTCGATTTTATTGATGATGGCTGTGCAGCTACATATCAAAGTCTCTTACCAGAGGagaaacaattgtttaattgtgTGGCAAAGCCTGTAACACATATGCTTGTAACTGCCAAAagttatttcacaaaatataacTACAAACAAGCGATACGAGA atacaaaaaaattattgattgtttGGAGAATGTCAAATTAAAAGATGAAGCGGAAGAGattgaaatgaataaattacTGACACGAGCATATGTGAATCTTGGAATTTGTTTCAACAAGCAAAACATGCCTACTAGGGCTTGCATGGCCTTAAGACGTGTGCCAAATCCAACAGCTAAAAGCTATTATCA ttttggAAAAGCTTTGCTGAATATTGGAGAGTACAATGATGCAATGAAGGAGTTACAAAAAGGTTATGCATTAGACCCACAAAACGAAACCATTCGAAAAGCAATACAAACA acgaaTGTGAAGCAACGCAAATATCTGGACATAGAGAAACGCATgtataaaaattgctttaagTCTAAGgaagaacaaataaaaatgactGAATTTCGAAAAGCCGCGCGTGAGATGTGTGAAAACCTTATCAATAGTAGCGACGTAATAAGACAATCTCTTTCGGAAGGTTTTACGAAAGAAGAACATGAAATTATACATGAAGAAGCTGCTATATTAGGATTAGACGTGGTAACATCTACCAGATATGGCAAGGAAACCGTATACCTTCAAAAAAGCAAAtcataa
- the LOC105205770 gene encoding odorant receptor 43a — protein sequence MIAIIDNLQILLPISATAMKIIIMWLRKEDLTLVVSMVIADWIKKKTEEERDTMMKQARIARRLVQLGCIIMVSAIVIIIIPPCFGYSMRYLTNVTDPGKPLLLQTYYFQDTTQSPYFEIAFVAQAAAVVMAAFSYTGIDNFLGLIVFHICAQMEILKERFLSLKEYKDFNIGLSTNVQNHLRLIRSIDIIESTFNLMLLALVVYFGIIFCLQGFLIISIIDDGGNVSFPRICWLVSVVINTFVHMLLYCVVGEILISKCESIYHAVYDFAWYTLKPNEAKNLMLIMIRADKPLYITAGKMFPMTLSTFCSLIKTSAGYISVLLANR from the exons ATGATAGCAATAATAGACAACTTGCAAATCCTGTTACCTATCTCAGCCACTGCCATGAAAATCATCATTATGTGGCTTCGAAAAGAAG ATCTCACCTTGGTGGTAAGCATGGTGATAGCAGATTGGATCAAGAAGAAGACAGAAGAGGAGCGCGATACCATGATGAAGCAGGCAAGAATTGCAAGAAGGCTCGTACAGTTAGGATGCATTATAATGGTTTCAGCGATTGTCATTATTATCATCCCACCGTGCTTCGGCTATTCCATGAGATATTTGACAAACGTCACGGATCCGGGGAAGCCGTTGCTGCTGCAAACTTATTATTTTCAAGACACGACCCAGAGCCCATATTTTGAAATCGCTTTCGTTGCGCAAGCTGCAGCCGTCGTAATGGCCGCGTTCTCTTATACGGGGATCGACAACTTTTTGGGTCTGATTGTCTTTCACATATGTGCCCAGATGGAAATTCTCAAGGAGCGATTTCTCAGTCTGAAAGAATACAAAGATTTTAATATCGGCCTGTCGACAAATGTTCAGAATCACCTGCGTCTTATCAG gTCCATCGATATCATCGAAAGTACATTCAACTTGATGCTCCTGGCATTGGTAGTATATTTCGGAATAATATTTTGTCTTCAAGGCTTTCTGATAATTAGC ATCATTGATGATGGTGGCAATGTCTCTTTTCCGCGAATATGTTGGCTCGTTTCGGTAGTCATTAATACGTTCGTTCATATGTTGCTTTACTGCGTAGTCGGTGAAATTCTCATTTCTAAG TGTGAAAGCATATATCATGCGGTGTACGACTTTGCATGGTACACACTGAAACCGAATGAAGCCAAGAATCTGATGTTGATAATGATTCGTGCTGATAAACCTCTTTACATCACTGCAGGGAAAATGTTTCCAATGACATTATCTACGTTCTGTAGT CTGATCAAAACGTCTGCCGGATATATATCGGTACTACTCGCGAATCGTTGA
- the LOC105205773 gene encoding inactive peptidyl-prolyl cis-trans isomerase FKBP6 isoform X3 has protein sequence MLNMLNMNDFDDDNEDDEKETVSLCGISFSKLKLKMTSLTEDEKVMKFVKQKGVGEVIPSNAHATVHYIGYFEYRDEPFDSTYSCGKPRSLRLGQNIVIPGLEIGIRSMQKHEIAIFVIHPDFAFGALGCLPRIPPNEEVAFVVHLLDFIDDGCAATYQSLLPEEKQLFNCVAKPVTHMLVTAKSYFTKYNYKQAIREYKKIIDCLENVKLKDEAEEIEMNKLLTRAYVNLGICFNKQNMPTRACMALRRVPNPTAKSYYHFGKALLNIGEYNDAMKELQKGYALDPQNETIRKAIQTTNVKQRKYLDIEKRMYKNCFKSKEEQIKMTEFRKAAREMCENLINSSDVIRQSLSEGFTKEEHEIIHEEAAILGLDVVTSTRYGKETVYLQKSKS, from the exons atgttaaatatgttaaatatgaaTGATTTTGACGATGATAATGAGGATGATGAGAAAGAAACTGTATCCCTCTGTGGTAtaagcttctcaaagttgaaattGAAAATGACGAGCTTAACTGAagatgaaaaa GTCATGAAGTTTGTTAAGCAAAAAGGTGTTGGTGAAGTTATACCATCCAATGCTCATGCCACCGTTCACTACATTGGATATTTTGAGTATAGAGATGAGCCTTTTGATTCTACTTACTCTTGTGGGAAGCCAAGATCGTTGCGTCTAGGCCAGAATATTGTTATACCTGGTCTAGAAATTGGTATACGTTCTATGCAAAAGCATGAAATAGCAATATTTGTGATTCATCCTGATTTTGCTTTTGGAGCTCTTGGTTGTCTGCCTCGTATCCCACCTAATGAGGAAGTGGCATTCGTTGTTCATTTACTCGATTTTATTGATGATGGCTGTGCAGCTACATATCAAAGTCTCTTACCAGAGGagaaacaattgtttaattgtgTGGCAAAGCCTGTAACACATATGCTTGTAACTGCCAAAagttatttcacaaaatataacTACAAACAAGCGATACGAGA atacaaaaaaattattgattgtttGGAGAATGTCAAATTAAAAGATGAAGCGGAAGAGattgaaatgaataaattacTGACACGAGCATATGTGAATCTTGGAATTTGTTTCAACAAGCAAAACATGCCTACTAGGGCTTGCATGGCCTTAAGACGTGTGCCAAATCCAACAGCTAAAAGCTATTATCA ttttggAAAAGCTTTGCTGAATATTGGAGAGTACAATGATGCAATGAAGGAGTTACAAAAAGGTTATGCATTAGACCCACAAAACGAAACCATTCGAAAAGCAATACAAACA acgaaTGTGAAGCAACGCAAATATCTGGACATAGAGAAACGCATgtataaaaattgctttaagTCTAAGgaagaacaaataaaaatgactGAATTTCGAAAAGCCGCGCGTGAGATGTGTGAAAACCTTATCAATAGTAGCGACGTAATAAGACAATCTCTTTCGGAAGGTTTTACGAAAGAAGAACATGAAATTATACATGAAGAAGCTGCTATATTAGGATTAGACGTGGTAACATCTACCAGATATGGCAAGGAAACCGTATACCTTCAAAAAAGCAAAtcataa
- the LOC105205773 gene encoding inactive peptidyl-prolyl cis-trans isomerase FKBP6 isoform X1 has translation MVRCCVPWCAALRFQVFSDLITPDGITFDLEEEIENDEEEDFGYSPHVQFSNEDMLNMLNMNDFDDDNEDDEKETVSLCGISFSKLKLKMTSLTEDEKVMKFVKQKGVGEVIPSNAHATVHYIGYFEYRDEPFDSTYSCGKPRSLRLGQNIVIPGLEIGIRSMQKHEIAIFVIHPDFAFGALGCLPRIPPNEEVAFVVHLLDFIDDGCAATYQSLLPEEKQLFNCVAKPVTHMLVTAKSYFTKYNYKQAIREYKKIIDCLENVKLKDEAEEIEMNKLLTRAYVNLGICFNKQNMPTRACMALRRVPNPTAKSYYHFGKALLNIGEYNDAMKELQKGYALDPQNETIRKAIQTTNVKQRKYLDIEKRMYKNCFKSKEEQIKMTEFRKAAREMCENLINSSDVIRQSLSEGFTKEEHEIIHEEAAILGLDVVTSTRYGKETVYLQKSKS, from the exons ATGGTAAGATGCTGTGTGCCGTGGTGTGCCGCTCTCAGGTTTCAAGTATTCAG TGATTTGATAACTCCCGATGGAATTACGTTTGATCTTGAAGAAGAAATTGAGAATGATGAAGAAGAAGATTTTGGATATTCTCCACATGTACAATTCAGCAATGAGGATatgttaaatatgttaaatatgaaTGATTTTGACGATGATAATGAGGATGATGAGAAAGAAACTGTATCCCTCTGTGGTAtaagcttctcaaagttgaaattGAAAATGACGAGCTTAACTGAagatgaaaaa GTCATGAAGTTTGTTAAGCAAAAAGGTGTTGGTGAAGTTATACCATCCAATGCTCATGCCACCGTTCACTACATTGGATATTTTGAGTATAGAGATGAGCCTTTTGATTCTACTTACTCTTGTGGGAAGCCAAGATCGTTGCGTCTAGGCCAGAATATTGTTATACCTGGTCTAGAAATTGGTATACGTTCTATGCAAAAGCATGAAATAGCAATATTTGTGATTCATCCTGATTTTGCTTTTGGAGCTCTTGGTTGTCTGCCTCGTATCCCACCTAATGAGGAAGTGGCATTCGTTGTTCATTTACTCGATTTTATTGATGATGGCTGTGCAGCTACATATCAAAGTCTCTTACCAGAGGagaaacaattgtttaattgtgTGGCAAAGCCTGTAACACATATGCTTGTAACTGCCAAAagttatttcacaaaatataacTACAAACAAGCGATACGAGA atacaaaaaaattattgattgtttGGAGAATGTCAAATTAAAAGATGAAGCGGAAGAGattgaaatgaataaattacTGACACGAGCATATGTGAATCTTGGAATTTGTTTCAACAAGCAAAACATGCCTACTAGGGCTTGCATGGCCTTAAGACGTGTGCCAAATCCAACAGCTAAAAGCTATTATCA ttttggAAAAGCTTTGCTGAATATTGGAGAGTACAATGATGCAATGAAGGAGTTACAAAAAGGTTATGCATTAGACCCACAAAACGAAACCATTCGAAAAGCAATACAAACA acgaaTGTGAAGCAACGCAAATATCTGGACATAGAGAAACGCATgtataaaaattgctttaagTCTAAGgaagaacaaataaaaatgactGAATTTCGAAAAGCCGCGCGTGAGATGTGTGAAAACCTTATCAATAGTAGCGACGTAATAAGACAATCTCTTTCGGAAGGTTTTACGAAAGAAGAACATGAAATTATACATGAAGAAGCTGCTATATTAGGATTAGACGTGGTAACATCTACCAGATATGGCAAGGAAACCGTATACCTTCAAAAAAGCAAAtcataa